The following proteins are co-located in the Helicobacter pylori genome:
- the panC gene encoding pantoate--beta-alanine ligase — protein MWVLETIAALREYRKSLKESVGFVPTMGALHKGHQSLIERSLKENPHTIVSVFVNPTQFGANEDFSTYPRPLEKDLALCEKLGVSAVFLPKIGEMYPYEAEQCLKLYAPAFLSRSLEGAMRKGHFDGVVQVVLKLFHLVNPTRAYFGKKDAQQLLIIEHLVKDLLLDIEIAPCEIARDSDHLALSSRNVYLNATERKHALAIPKALESIQQAIDKGEKACEKLKKLGLEILKNLEVDYLECCNHKLEPLTTIEPANTLILVAARVGKTRLLDNLWV, from the coding sequence ATGTGGGTGTTAGAAACGATTGCTGCTTTAAGAGAATATCGTAAAAGTTTGAAAGAAAGCGTGGGGTTTGTGCCGACTATGGGGGCTTTACACAAAGGGCATCAAAGCTTGATAGAAAGGAGTTTGAAAGAAAATCCCCACACGATTGTAAGCGTTTTTGTCAACCCCACGCAATTTGGGGCTAATGAGGATTTTAGCACTTACCCGCGCCCTTTAGAAAAGGATTTGGCTTTGTGTGAAAAATTAGGCGTTAGTGCGGTGTTTTTGCCTAAAATTGGCGAAATGTATCCCTATGAAGCAGAGCAATGCCTAAAATTATATGCCCCTGCATTTTTATCCCGCTCTTTAGAGGGAGCCATGCGTAAGGGGCATTTTGATGGGGTGGTTCAGGTTGTGTTAAAATTGTTCCATCTTGTCAATCCCACTAGAGCGTATTTTGGCAAAAAGGACGCCCAACAGCTTTTAATCATTGAGCATTTAGTTAAAGATTTGCTTTTAGACATTGAAATAGCGCCATGCGAGATTGCGCGAGATAGCGATCATTTGGCGTTAAGCTCTAGGAATGTGTATTTGAATGCCACAGAAAGAAAACATGCCCTAGCCATTCCAAAAGCTCTAGAAAGTATCCAGCAAGCCATAGATAAGGGCGAAAAAGCGTGCGAAAAACTGAAAAAACTAGGGCTTGAAATTTTAAAAAATTTAGAAGTGGATTATTTGGAATGCTGTAACCACAAGCTAGAGCCTTTAACAACCATAGAGCCAGCTAACACGCTCATTTTGGTGGCGGCTCGTGTGGGTAAAACCAGGCTTTTAGATAATTTATGGGTGTAG
- the groES gene encoding co-chaperone GroES: MKFQPLGERVLVERLEEENKTSSGIIIPDNAKEKPLMGVVKAVSHKISEGCKCVKEGDVIAFGKYKGAEIVLDGVEYMVLELEDILGIVSSGSCCHTNSHDHKHAKEHESCCHDHKKH, translated from the coding sequence ATGAAGTTTCAGCCATTAGGAGAAAGGGTCTTAGTAGAAAGACTTGAAGAAGAGAACAAAACCAGTTCAGGCATCATCATCCCTGATAACGCTAAAGAAAAGCCTTTAATGGGCGTAGTCAAAGCGGTTAGCCATAAAATCAGCGAGGGTTGTAAATGCGTTAAAGAAGGCGATGTGATCGCTTTTGGCAAATACAAAGGTGCAGAAATCGTTTTAGACGGCGTTGAATACATGGTGCTAGAACTAGAAGACATTCTAGGTATTGTGAGCTCAGGCTCTTGTTGTCATACAAATAGTCATGACCATAAACATGCTAAAGAGCATGAATCTTGCTGTCATGATCACAAAAAACACTAA
- the groL gene encoding chaperonin GroEL (60 kDa chaperone family; promotes refolding of misfolded polypeptides especially under stressful conditions; forms two stacked rings of heptamers to form a barrel-shaped 14mer; ends can be capped by GroES; misfolded proteins enter the barrel where they are refolded when GroES binds) — translation MAKEIKFSDSARNLLFEGVRQLHDAVKVTMGPRGRNVLIQKSYGAPSITKDGVSVAKEIELSCPVANMGAQLVKEVASKTADAAGDGTTTATVLAYSIFKEGLRNITAGANPIEVKRGMDKAAEAIINELKKASKKVGGKEEITQVATISANSDHNIGKLIADAMEKVGKDGVITVEEAKGIEDELDVVEGMQFDRGYLSPYFVTNAEKMTAQLDNAYILLTDKKISSMKDILPLLEKTMKEGKPLLIIAEDIEGEALTTLVVNKLRGVLNIAAVKAPGFGDRRKEMLKDIAVLTGGQVISEELGLTLENAEVEFLGKAGRIVIDKDNTTIVDGKGHSHDVKDRVAQIKTQIASTTSDYDKEKLQERLAKLSGGVAVIKVGAASEVEMKEKKDRVDDALSATKAAVEEGIVIGGGAALIRAAQKVHLNLHDDEKVGYEIIMRAIKAPLAQIAINAGYDGGVVVNEVQKHEGHFGFNASNGKYVDMFKEGIIDPLKVERIALQNAVSVSSLLLTTEATVHEIKEEKATPAMPDVGGMGGMGGMGGMM, via the coding sequence ATGGCAAAAGAAATCAAATTTTCAGATAGTGCAAGAAACCTTTTATTTGAAGGCGTGAGACAACTCCATGACGCTGTCAAAGTAACCATGGGGCCAAGAGGCAGGAATGTGTTGATCCAAAAAAGCTATGGCGCTCCAAGCATCACCAAAGATGGCGTGAGCGTGGCTAAAGAGATTGAATTAAGTTGCCCGGTGGCTAACATGGGTGCTCAACTCGTTAAAGAAGTAGCGAGCAAAACCGCTGATGCTGCCGGCGATGGCACGACCACAGCGACCGTGCTGGCTTATAGCATTTTTAAAGAAGGCTTGAGGAATATCACGGCTGGGGCTAACCCTATTGAAGTGAAACGAGGCATGGATAAAGCCGCTGAAGCGATCATTAATGAGCTTAAAAAAGCCAGCAAAAAAGTGGGCGGTAAAGAAGAAATCACCCAAGTGGCGACCATTTCTGCAAACTCCGATCACAATATCGGGAAACTCATCGCTGACGCTATGGAAAAAGTGGGCAAAGACGGCGTGATCACCGTTGAAGAAGCTAAGGGCATTGAAGATGAATTGGATGTCGTAGAGGGCATGCAATTTGATAGAGGCTACCTCTCCCCTTACTTTGTAACCAACGCTGAGAAAATGACCGCTCAATTGGATAACGCTTACATCCTTTTAACGGATAAAAAAATCTCTAGCATGAAAGACATTCTCCCGCTACTAGAAAAAACCATGAAAGAGGGCAAACCGCTTTTAATCATCGCTGAAGACATTGAGGGCGAAGCTTTAACGACTCTAGTGGTGAATAAATTAAGAGGCGTGTTAAATATCGCAGCGGTTAAAGCTCCAGGCTTTGGGGACAGAAGAAAAGAAATGCTCAAAGACATCGCTGTTTTAACCGGCGGTCAAGTCATTAGCGAAGAATTAGGTTTGACTTTAGAAAACGCTGAAGTGGAGTTTTTAGGCAAAGCCGGAAGGATTGTGATTGACAAAGACAACACCACGATCGTAGATGGCAAAGGTCATAGCCATGATGTTAAAGACAGAGTCGCGCAAATCAAAACCCAAATTGCAAGCACGACAAGCGATTATGACAAAGAAAAATTGCAAGAAAGGTTGGCTAAACTCTCTGGCGGTGTGGCTGTGATTAAAGTGGGCGCTGCGAGTGAAGTGGAAATGAAAGAGAAAAAAGACCGGGTTGATGATGCATTGAGCGCGACTAAAGCGGCGGTTGAAGAAGGCATTGTGATTGGCGGCGGTGCGGCTCTTATTCGCGCGGCTCAAAAAGTGCATTTGAATTTACACGATGATGAAAAAGTGGGCTATGAAATCATCATGCGCGCCATTAAAGCCCCATTAGCTCAAATCGCTATCAATGCCGGTTATGATGGCGGTGTGGTCGTGAATGAAGTGCAAAAACACGAAGGGCATTTTGGTTTTAACGCTAGCAATGGCAAGTATGTGGATATGTTTAAAGAAGGCATTATTGACCCCCTAAAAGTAGAAAGGATCGCTTTACAAAATGCGGTTTCGGTTTCAAGCCTGCTTTTAACCACAGAAGCCACCGTGCATGAAATCAAAGAAGAAAAAGCGACCCCAGCAATGCCTGATGTGGGTGGCATGGGCGGTATGGGAGGCATGGGCGGAATGATGTAA
- the pyrF gene encoding orotidine-5'-phosphate decarboxylase: MQLCVALDLEKKEDNLSLLQELKGLDLWAKVGLRSFIRDGAVFLDEIRKIDENFKIFLDLKLYDIPYTMANAALECAKLDIDMLTVHLSSAKSALTILMQRLNALKKRPLIMGVSALTSFSEEEFLMVYNAPLKTQAIKLSAMGKESGIDGVVCSVFESLAIKEALGQGFLTLTPGIRLDKNDKEDQERVANAKEAKQNLSDFIVVGRPIYQAKEPREVVLELLKDC, translated from the coding sequence ATGCAATTATGTGTCGCATTGGATTTAGAAAAAAAAGAGGACAATCTTTCTTTATTGCAAGAATTGAAGGGCTTAGATTTATGGGCTAAGGTGGGGCTTAGATCGTTTATAAGAGATGGGGCTGTTTTTTTAGATGAAATCAGAAAGATTGATGAAAATTTTAAGATCTTTTTGGATTTGAAGCTCTATGATATTCCTTATACTATGGCAAATGCCGCGCTAGAATGCGCGAAATTAGACATTGACATGCTCACCGTGCATTTAAGCAGCGCTAAAAGCGCGCTAACCATTTTAATGCAACGCCTGAACGCTCTTAAAAAACGCCCCTTGATCATGGGCGTGAGCGCTTTAACCAGCTTTAGCGAAGAGGAATTTTTGATGGTGTATAACGCCCCTTTAAAAACTCAAGCGATTAAATTGAGCGCTATGGGCAAAGAGAGCGGGATTGATGGGGTGGTGTGTTCGGTGTTTGAAAGTTTAGCGATCAAAGAGGCTTTGGGTCAAGGCTTTTTGACTTTAACCCCTGGCATAAGGCTGGATAAAAACGATAAAGAAGATCAAGAACGAGTGGCGAACGCTAAAGAAGCTAAACAAAATTTAAGCGATTTTATCGTGGTGGGCCGCCCCATTTATCAGGCTAAAGAGCCTAGAGAAGTGGTTTTAGAGCTTTTAAAGGATTGTTAA